A single window of Gaiellales bacterium DNA harbors:
- a CDS encoding phosphatase PAP2 family protein has protein sequence MEELDRRAVEWLSSLHWPVVTPAMKGLTYAGAGGTIWIVIALVVAFRQRRPLVLVAMVAMIIVASRLDAILKDAVGRARPFVGDPSVHPSIALPHDPSMPSGHAMNAFAGAVLLGSIVPRARWWLLALACAIALSRVYLGVHFPSDVLAGAALGAAIGAAVARLLPRAEGALAAWRTKRGQTPSGA, from the coding sequence ATGGAGGAGCTCGACCGGCGGGCGGTGGAGTGGCTCTCGAGCCTGCACTGGCCGGTGGTCACGCCGGCCATGAAGGGGCTCACCTATGCCGGCGCCGGCGGCACCATCTGGATCGTGATCGCGCTGGTCGTCGCGTTCCGACAGCGGCGGCCGCTGGTGCTCGTCGCCATGGTGGCCATGATCATCGTGGCGTCCCGCCTCGATGCCATCCTCAAGGACGCCGTCGGCCGCGCCCGGCCGTTCGTCGGCGACCCGAGCGTCCACCCCTCGATCGCCCTGCCGCACGACCCGTCGATGCCGAGCGGGCACGCGATGAACGCGTTCGCCGGCGCCGTCCTCCTCGGCTCGATCGTGCCGCGGGCGCGCTGGTGGCTGCTCGCCCTGGCCTGCGCCATCGCCCTCTCGCGCGTCTACCTGGGCGTGCACTTCCCGAGCGACGTGCTGGCCGGCGCCGCGCTGGGCGCCGCGATCGGCGCGGCGGTGGCCCGGCTTCTGCCGCGCGCCGAGGGCGCGCTGGCCGCCTGGCGCACCAAGCGGGGTCAGACCCCTTCTGGTGCATAA